GTCCATCTGATTaagctcagagaaaagaaagaatttaGAAAGACAGTTCTCTGGAGTCTGTTGGATTTCAGCCAAGTTATCAACATAAAGTTCAAACGTCATGTTATTTTCCAGTGTTATATCAGTAAACAACTACGCAGTCGGTTGCATGAATTCGGTGAAATTACGGCACATGGCACAGTGTGCAAAAATAGTAAGTGCGGCAATATAAACTTTATATGAATGACCTCAGGTAATAAACACCACATTTATGTAAGAAATCACTGAAAGGCAGCATTTTCTATATACAAAAGAGCAGACattgacataaaaacacacacatgttcactcAATACAACATAAAGTGCAGTACATTGGAAATACCCATTTATGGCAACACCCGGGTGCAGATAATAACGAATGTTGACGACGGTAGTGACAGCATTGGTGTCGCGGGAGGAAAAAAACCACAGTGTCACCAGGTAGGGCAGTTTGTCCGTGAAGGTCAGATTGAGTTAACAAAGCTGTGGCGTCACTTTTTGTTAAACAAAATCTCTTATTAGAATGTGCCATTGTTGAACCGAGCTAATTTGCTTTAAACCagatgaggggagagagacattTTCCACGTTATTAGACActaaaatgtttccattaaaTAAGCACCAAGCTATTTAATCAGTTTGAATTTAATGTTTGCCCTGTATTAGCTTGAGTAGCCATTAGTTGCTTTATTGCACCTTTTAATACCAAGTCTGTGTCTCACCCTcttgttgtggtttgtgtgtttccatgacCGTCTCTTTCCCTTCAGTCTCTCCtggtttgtctgtttatgtctGTCCTCTTTGTGGCCGCCTCACTGCTGTGAGCTTCCCTCTGCTTCACTCTCCATTTCGTTTTTACTTATTCTCTGTGCCTacatctgctcctctctcctacAAGCTTTTACTCTTCTTCCACTCATGAAATTATTACAAGATTGTTCTGTATAGTTAACAGTTTATCCTGGAATCTGTTGAGTTGGCGCTTAAAGGGAAAAATAGCCACATCATCAGTTTGACCGCCCAAATTGCCCAAGGcgggagagagaaaatgtaagAGACTGGAAGAAGTGATGACCTAGTAGTCATGGTccaagtatttttcttttttttttttttaagatggaTGAATGACAGCTTGCCCCAAGACCACAATAAGGGATCAGATCCAAATTATTGTAACATGAGAGATTGTTCATAACCTCATTACATTTGTTCAAGAAGTGTATTAAGGGGACAGAGCATGTTTCTTACCAAAGTGTTGATGGGAGTTACTGTTATTGacacaaagttacaaaatgcttcaaataaaataataaaaccaagACTTGAATGACACTTGGCTCATAAAATCTTATTCTGTCCATGTAGTAAATGCTGTGTGATTACTATGCAGTGTTCATAATggtttgtttaaatgtgaatattactTGCCAATTTTGAATGTATAAAGTATGACTAGTGTAACACACAGGAAGTAGATCAAATACTAAATATGTAGGTTAAAAATCGCTTATCACCACAAAGCATTTGCAGATCCAGTACAGTAATACGACGCCAGTAAAACTGCACTTGAAGAACAGAAAGGGTTTTAAAACAACGCTAGTCACAAATGCACAACTGAACTGTGTCGTAAGCCTCTACAGACCGAGTACAGAGAAGTGGATGTGTGGAAGAGATGAGTAGCCTCCAGTTACAATCTGGAGAATAAAAGCTCAATATGAGTGATGAAAACTAAATTTGCATTTGACTtaggaaaaatgtgtttaaataaaaaaaaaaaaaaaattttaaaaaaccatttaaaatcagtaatatgtttattcacttattcaattttaaattcaaatgccctcctcatctcctttcatctcctttaagcttcttcttttgtgtttggTGGTTGTTCCTTGAATCTCCCCTCTGtcacaatacacacaaacacaacaaagtgtgtttttgtagaTTATTTAGGCTCAGGTCTGTTTTGAATCTATCTGAAAGAACAGAAGCAGTGATGTGCAGGGCATCTGAATGGAACAAGTtgagaaaaaagagcaaaacgGACGTGCAGCTTGCGAACCTGCCatcatgtttattcatttgttgcatcgtttgtgtgtgtaactgcCGGTTGTATAAGCTTTGGATGCACTTTTCGTATCATCTCCATCCTGTAGTCTGCCGCTTCTTTTAAACTAAGTCCCCACAGGGattatttccttttcagttAATCTTGAATGAAAAATGGAGGGGAATAAAAGAGGAATCTGGTGAGAGAGTTTGGACAGGGCAGAGATTAGAATTGTGTCTGGGCAGACAATGAAGATGAAGGAGCAAGGGAGACCAAGAATTATGTTAATTTACTTGATGTATTTTCATTGAATGAAAGTGAATCATACTTTAAAAAACCTCTTAGACACAGCCACCAGGCATAtaagcagcaggaaacaaactAGAAGTATTTGTAAATACTTTTAGACCACCAGACTTGTGAGGAATACCACAGCTTTCTGTTGATGGAGCGGCCGTCGTGTCCTGAGATCACAGTGTGGTTGAATAAATATCACACCCGGCTCTTGTATCAGCAATAAAATCTATATCTTCTCTCTGCCTGCCCCTCTATAAGTGTATGTGTTTTCTGcagtgtacatgtttgtgttacACCTCTCTTTTTGATTACTTTACCTTCCACCTGGCACAAACAGAGGCCTATACACTCACTAAACCTTTGgatctcctctctctctacctccctccTTTTATTtatcctctctctttccctccatctgtgttttatatgtgaAGTGGTGTACGAGCATCGCTCCAGGTTGGAGAAGTCTCTGCAGAAGGAGAGGTTAGAGCACAAAAAGGCCAAAGaaggtgagaaaaatgacatctACACTCAATTCTGACTCATGAGGTGCAGTATATGTGCATTCAAAGGAGCTCTGGGAAATTCATGTTTCACACTGCATATCATTTGGTGGTAGATCAAATATTAGATTGTATTAAATACTTACAAGAATATTGTCATCAGAGATTGCATGTGTAAATGAACTTCAATGTATTATTCCTGAGTTATTACCCACCTTGAATCCACCTCCTGCAACATCATTTTCCCTTACATTGGTTAGAATTAAattcatcatcaaaaaaaaaataaaacaagactgaTCTGTTGTGATTTCTAGATTATCTGGTTTACAAACTTGAAGCACAACAGTCACTAAACAAGGAGAAGGTAAGTCATAACGTATCTTTAAACTTATCTTTACAGATTGTTTGATCTGCTCCTCATCAAGCATTTAcaacttttctgtctgtgtgtgttgctttgttgTCGAGTTACGCAAATACTACTGCTGTAACTGACACTACCAGCTCGAGTTGATCTCTTCAGCAATATCTGTTGTTAAGCTAACCGGAAGCCTGGACCACAAAGTCGCTGAGTTTTGTAACCTTTTGTCTTTATGCTGAAATAGCAAGACTCCAGCAGCAGATTCAACTCTTTACAAGTGCAGCATCAGATGTTAAAGGTATGGATGAGATTagtcctaacacacacacacttgtgcttACCATGCCGGTTTCTTTATTCTTgtcataaacacagacacaggcatcCTCATATTCTTCCTATCGTTTGTTTGAACACACTCTCACCCTGACCTGACTGCACTACATCCTTCCTCCTTTTGGTGTAAAGTTTATACGTGTGTGGGGGGAGGGACAGTTTTTCATTGATGAAGCTTATTAcaatgaggaaaaacatttgATGACAGtagttttttgtctcttctgtCAGAACCAGCACGATGATCTGAAGAAGCAGTATTACGATCTGCAGGAGCAGCACCAAGTGCAGGGCGAGGACCACGGCCGGCTGCTGGATGAACACAGAGAGCGCTACGAGAAGCTGCAGCAATCCAAAGACGTGGAAGTTACCCAACTCAAAGGTGCAGAtttttgaagctttttttttaacacttacTCTGTCTCCATCTTCTGACTTTGTGAAATACTGCATGTCTTTAGCCACGTATAAACATTTTATGTGCAGACTTTTAGATGTAGAAAACTTTTTGGTATTTTACTGTTCAATATGTGGTTAAACTCATCCTATGCTCCAAGCTTATTTACTTAAAACAGATGGATTCCATTTGCCATTTTACTATAAGATATTTGTACACAAATGGGACAAGGGTTTGTAAGATGAGtcagaaggagagaaaaaaaagaaacatgaacatATACAAGTGGTTCTCATCATCTTTGCATACTTTGCAGTTTCCTGTCCTttcatgtgtttcctgtttagTTGCATGTTCACTgtggctgtgttttctgtgtttaattgCAGAGAATGTATATAACCTGAGGGAGGAAAATAAGCAGCTGAGGAAAGCCCACCATGACATTCATATACAGTTACAAGATGCACGGGTGAGAACAGAtgtattttcaactttttttctttttttttttttccaaaaaagtAGAAAGATAAAATGTTAAGTTTAGTCATTGATTCACGAAATAGTGCCAGCAGAGTTGGGTaaaccacaaacaacaaaaaaaagggtgtTATcctattttaaattaaaaagctttacataaaaacaaatggctCATTCCTGCTCTTTGGTTGCACTTGTGTGTTCAGGTTCAGCATCAGGACCTGAAGGCAAGCCACGACCAGCTGGCACTGACACTAGAGGACCACAAGAGTGCGCTGGCTGCAGCTCAGGTAGGACGGCAGCAAACAGACGCAGCTTCATTGTTCACTGCAGTCGGTGAATACAGCAGCCGATTGATGCTGAATATGTGGTTGCTTCACAGAGGAATGATTTGACACAGAGTTAGTCACATTGACAGATAAGAGATTTGTGTTAtcatttagcatgttagcagagAAGCTACAGAGCCCAGGACAGTATAAATGGAGTAAAAAGACTCGGTGTTAAGGAGGGTGTGTTGCTGTTGTACTCATCTGATTgaacatttatttatcaaaacTAACGAGGAATTAATGAGCTGATGAAAAGGGAGGTCATACGGGAAAACTGAAGATAAAGTTCTGTAGCCAGCATGTTCCCAGAGCAACTAAAACATCCgctcctctgctctgcattCCTCTCAGCCCGACTGTAACCTTTACTTTGACCTTCTCAGTACAGCTGAAATGTTTATTGCAGTAAACGGCATAATCCCAAGCAGACGGGGAAAAAAAGATGGCCGAAAAAAcgtgttgcttgttttgtttttttggatgaTTAGTCCAGATGTTGCTGTTTCTCCTTGAAAATGACCTCTGAAGTGCCTCAGTGGTTTATTGAATCTGCAGTACTCTGCTGATTTGTTCAAAATGCTTTCCTCCTTCTCGTCTGCATTTATGGATAGTAgctcactctcctctcttttctgctctctgtttctgtctgtttgtctgcatttgcTAATTGGTTTTAAAGCCTGTCCTGCTCTTCATTAGTGATTCTAgttggacaaacacacacacgcgcgcacacacacacacacacacacacatacacacacacacacacatcacacacaaaacGCTTTCCTTCACTCCAGGGGGTTTGGTTTAGTCAGGGCTGTCAGAGCAGTACATCTAAAGCACGTTGCAGCCAATCAGCCAGAAAGATATAATGGAGGGACTGGAGcgagacaaacagagagggcAGGAATTTAGAAAGAATTCTTAGAATTTAACCCTCTGGCctgttttcaaagtgtgtgtgtttgtactgtataaTAAAATGGTGTCATTTAATGGTATGTTGGCATAGACTGGATGGTTTGTTAGAAAAGAAACCATTTTTTGCCTCCTTTTGGAGAATATATTGATACTTTTTCAACATTCAGTATTTAAATCTGTATTTAGGGGCTGGGTCTCAAACCTCAAAAGTTTTCCGGTAGCAACTAAATGTCCAGCAATATTGTTAAAAGTCTTTTGGATGGGTGTAGCTCTGTCCTTTAACTGACCAAGATGTTTCGGCAGCACAGACAAAATTGTCAGGTGATGAAAGATGCCGCGTCCAGTATCCGGTCAGATTCGTAGTCTTGTTTGCTTGTTCTTTAACCAGATATTTAGTGATTTATGATTAGTTTTAAATCATAGTTTAAACTGGACTTGACACCTGTTTGATTTGGataatatttaacttttaagaagtttgttttctttttaatatagaaaaacattttgtgaaatatttcttAAAATGCCAAATCAGTGaaagttttattgtttgatGTGTATATTGTTCCCTTTAGGTGCAGGTGGATGAATACAAGCAGCTGAAGGACTCTCTGAACAGGGTGCCCAATCTGAGACAGCCTGAGCAAAACCCTCCTCAGCAGCCgcaagctgctgctgccgccatAGCTCCTGAATCCCATGTCCATAACGCCCAGGACGCTATGATACTGGCACAGCCACATGAAGGTGACCCAGCCCGAGAAGATCACCAGGCTCACCAGGAACCCAGGGTAATGTGAGATTCTGTGGGATCCCTTTACTATCAAGACCATATGCACACagcaaatatgaaaatgatttctCTTATTGCTGTCTTCTCAGTTGGACCACCTAGTAGAGGAGGCGCATGCCCCGTCCAACATCAAGTCCCATCCCAGCGTATCCCAACACACCGtgtcagagaaagaggaagaggatggagagggagaggcagagaggaggagggagctggcagaggaggagatggcTCAAGCAGGACAGCCTCAGAAGCTGGAGGAGGACCCGGACCAACCACAGgatgagcagcaggaggaggaggagggagaggagccaGAACAGGAACACCCGGATGAGAACGCACTGGACCGTCAGAGACGCCAGCCACAACCGGTCAGCACTTTTCTGTCTTATCTAAACAGGGTTAAAACTGGCCTTGAACTAACTTAGGTTTCCTGTATCTCATTTGACTATTACTAGTTTAGAGTGACTGTTATGTCATTTAAAACTTTAACATAAGAAACCTTTTAATCAGgacatgcagctgcagcacgAGGCACACGCCCAGGTGGCGCATGTGAAGTCGGCCtacgagcagcagcaggagcagcagcgccTGGAGGCTCAGAGGGGCGAGGAGCGCAGGCAGATCCAGATGCGACAGGAGGCCCTGCAGGCGCAGAGGGAGAGggtgctgaaagagagagagcaaaggctgaaggaggagcaggagagagagcagcagcagcaccgggAGGCCGACAGACGGGAGCAGCTGATGAGAGAAGAACACCAAAGGTCAGATTTCAAATCGGTTGGAATCACTTAAAATCTGGTGCACAGGGAGTTTGCAGGAATTACAAAAGATAAGTCGAACTGGGTGTGTACATACAGATGTGCAAACTGGAACAGTTCTACTACACAAATATATCTATAAAGTATCTTAGAGATCCAGCTAGATATGTACTGATAGCTCCAAAGAAGActattgaaaaagaaactgcaatGTGGCAAGCAGTAAACTTTTAAACACATGCTTTGTTTCTCAACATTAATAAATCTGTTTCTGATGTGGCTTATAAAGCCTGTGCCCTGCTGACTGGCCTGTTCTGTCATTGTTGTTATTAGGAagaagacagaatatgagaacATGGACAATGATATTGTTGAGGGAGAAGACGACCATCACACTGAAGATgaaggtgagacagacagactgccaGGGGTCAGCAGTCAGATACTTTAGAATGTTCATTATAGTAGCATATTCTTTGAAAGAAGGTTTCTAAGTGTCTGATGGTATTTGAAGAGctcagagatgtgtgtgtgtgtgtgtgtgcataagcAGCTCATAAGCCACacgaggatgaggaggaggaggaaaaacaagaagcaGATCACAGAGTGCCACCACATCAGCAGGTAAAtctccatccatctatccattcaTCCTGCTCACTCAATCTGTTAATCATCTGTCTATCCTTTCAGCTCATTCACTCACATTAACATTCACACCAGTGTATCATGCGTCATACATCCATTCAGAAATCCATTCATTCTGCTATCCAACCAGAAGTCTATTCTTTCATCCTCCATGCCAACTGCCTCACACTGGCATCATGACTTCATCTTCCTTCTATCCATCAATCAAACCAAGGATGTATTAATACACTAGAGTACACTAACTGTCCCAAGGAGCAGTTATTAATCCTCCACATTACAGTTTTATCTCTTGCTCTTATTATAATGTTAATGCTTGTTATACAAATATCAACCCACTTATCCCATTAATTATAGTATCTcatcctttctctcttctcttcctgtgtTATTTTACCATGATCTCTTCTTGCACAGGGTGCTGTAGATGGTGAGCTGGACCCCGAGGATGACCCCAACAACCAGGGAGAGGATGAGTTTGAGGAGGCTGAGGACGAGCGGCCGCAACACAGGGttgcaggagaggaagaggtggtggtagaagaggaagaggagccggCAGCGCCAGCCCAGCACATAGACGCACACCCCGGCCCTGAGCAACCTGCTGTAGAGGAGGAACTGGTGGTGAGTATGGGGTCAGGGAAGAATGAGAGAGTAACTAACCCTCTGGGTTAGTTTAATGAAGAGATCAGTAATAATCTGTAGGGAGTGttttgaacatgtgtgtgtgtgtgttttgtgtgtgttcagatggcTGGAAACCCAGATCAACAGGAGGACAACCTGGACGACCAGTAccaggaggaagtggaggatgaGGTCTGTAATACACATGTTCAGATGCACATTTTACatactgagaggagagagaagaagaagaagaagggaagaaaTGACATGCAGGGGAGGCAGATTTAACACCAAACACTACACAAATATGAATAATATGTCCCACATTGTTTCAATCCACTGGGAAAACTTcaagtttcatttttcatct
The Seriola aureovittata isolate HTS-2021-v1 ecotype China chromosome 4, ASM2101889v1, whole genome shotgun sequence genome window above contains:
- the golim4a gene encoding Golgi integral membrane protein 4a, yielding MGNGVCSRRQRRIFQCLLLLTVVCGMLYGGMISYEMHKQLKRTEAMALKYQQHQESLSAQLQVVYEHRSRLEKSLQKERLEHKKAKEDYLVYKLEAQQSLNKEKQDSSSRFNSLQVQHQMLKNQHDDLKKQYYDLQEQHQVQGEDHGRLLDEHRERYEKLQQSKDVEVTQLKENVYNLREENKQLRKAHHDIHIQLQDARVQHQDLKASHDQLALTLEDHKSALAAAQVQVDEYKQLKDSLNRVPNLRQPEQNPPQQPQAAAAAIAPESHVHNAQDAMILAQPHEGDPAREDHQAHQEPRLDHLVEEAHAPSNIKSHPSVSQHTVSEKEEEDGEGEAERRRELAEEEMAQAGQPQKLEEDPDQPQDEQQEEEEGEEPEQEHPDENALDRQRRQPQPDMQLQHEAHAQVAHVKSAYEQQQEQQRLEAQRGEERRQIQMRQEALQAQRERVLKEREQRLKEEQEREQQQHREADRREQLMREEHQRKKTEYENMDNDIVEGEDDHHTEDEAHKPHEDEEEEEKQEADHRVPPHQQGAVDGELDPEDDPNNQGEDEFEEAEDERPQHRVAGEEEVVVEEEEEPAAPAQHIDAHPGPEQPAVEEELVMAGNPDQQEDNLDDQYQEEVEDEAQEDIAGGQKREGEVEEEGEDPYNEENIEQDEVKNQEGPRNKGQHRQDAEDNEEENYEEEEEEVEEDTAGQEKGTNRRAEM